The sequence ggaacgctgctgtgacataacaatcgaaggatcaaacacaccaaggcctcctagccgcacaggcaaggcaaatagctttctctcaacatcaccagggacagttcgacccaatagactaggaaggaaaacagatttaacaaaatgttcaagaggaaggaaaaggtctgtagaacaagaagaaacacgaaaaaaatagttccattggaaagagagaccatgacaaaaagcagcatAGGAAGCATGAGGTTGTGTTTCGGCAAGAGGCTCAAGGTCTTAAGATCATCAATCCAGCCATCCACTTTACGTCTCAAAAATAGCTGTTCAAAGGCAGGAGTGCCAATTACACCTCCCAGATAACGGTGTCCTTCAGCAGTAACCTGAATGTCACAGTCTCCAAAAATTGTTCTAGCATCAGTTAAAACAGTTTCCTTGACTATCAAGATAGTTTTAGTAGCATTTGGAAAATAGCCATAACGGGGCCCTACGGAAGATAACAAGTCCCACCACTGCTTAAGCTTGGAAAGCTTGCCACCAGCAGCAgagtcatcagcataccagcACTGCTTTACTAGACCAGTAAGACGAGAAATCAAGGGCAAAGTACCGATAGTGTACATAGCCATAGCGAGAGGATCACCCTGGGTAGTCCCTTCACTGGAAAAGATGGTACGACCTCCAGTAAACAAAAAAGCATCAGTACGATAAGTGTTAATTAAAATGGGAGCAAGAGAAGGGCAGAGGACCTCAACGTTTCGGAGTGTTACTTGACGATTTAACTCATTGAAGGCATTCTTAGCATCAACAAGGAGAACACCATCAACCTCAGGCAAGtcaaatatttgtttcattgcatggacAGCAGCTTCACAACCACCCATTTGACCAGCACATAATTGAGAGGATCCTGCAGCCTGCTGTAAATCACGCCCTATAATTCTCATCACAGCCTTTCCAATAATTCTTCGCAAAACTTCACCCACACCAATAGGGCGAACACCAGGACGCTTGTCAAGAGGAATTAGGCGACAAGCACAGTAAGCAGATAAATATTTTGAGTGTATATCTGAGATCAACGGCTGGAACGAAGGAGAAAAGGCCCTTTGGCTGAGAGCTCACGTGACGGGAAAAGCTCACGTGGCATTTCAGTGTTTTAGTCACGAGATCCAAGGGACTTTTAACCAAGCGAAAGCGGCTTTACGAGACCGTTTTGAACCTTCAAGTAAGCAGGCATATTACAGAATTTGAGAAGAGGGAGAAACAAGACACTGAAGACTGGGCAGACTACGGAGACGATTTACTTTCACTTGCTAATAAAGCCTTCCCGGGCCTTCAGGAACAAGCAAGAGAGCAGCTGGCGCTGTTGCAGTTTTTCAGGCAGTTACAATCGTCACCAGTTTGTTTTGCTGTAAAGCAACGCAAGCCTAAGTGTATTAGAGAGGAAGTAGATGTCACTCGTGAATTAGAATCGTACTTACTCATGGGcctcactttttttttttttttttttttgcttgaaatgtggtaaggggtaaccattggtactaccaatggtgtatgtggtcatgtgagataagcagttgatagaattgacCTCACCAATATTCCTTTCTAGGCTATCCatgtaacaatcattcgcctgtatcatcggATTCTCGCCAAGAGGACGAGATTACACCAACAATTAGCAGCCAACCACTTTTTCAGTTACAGAGTTTAATGCAGAAGCTGCAGCAGATACAAGAAAGATTGGCTGAACTTGAAGTCACTGCGTCCTCTGTAAAGCTAGATGGCGAGAAACGGAAAAGAACTGGAGATCACCCCAGGGTGTGCCATAAATGCAAACAACCAGGCCATTATGCAAGGTTCTGTGAATCAAGCAGACAAAAGCCTAGTGTTAACCAGGAAAGAACACATCAGACATTATCTGTTAACAGTGTCACCAGTTATTACTTACAAGGGTATGTGTGTAATGAATCGATATCGTTCCTAGTAGACACTGGGGCAGGTGTCTCCCTACTAAGTGGGAAAGTGTGGGACAAAATTAAACCCAGCACTGTTAGTCTAGAGCGAAATCAATGTCAAAATATAGTGGGAGTAGATGGACACTCAATACAGGTACGTGGATCTGTGAAAATCCCAGTGACCTTAAGTGATAGGACATTTGAGCAGACATTTATTATTGCAGATAAGATAACAGCAGAAGGGATACTAGGCATGGATTTCCTTGAAGGAAATAAGTGTGTTTGATGTGGCTAAGAGAGAAATTACTTTTGAACATCTTGAACCCTTATCTCTTGTACCCCCAGCCCCTTCATTGACAGCGGCAGTTAGTAACATTGCACTGGACAAAACAATCACGATTCCTGCAGCCTGTGAAATTGAAACTATGGCACGGTTGCCTTCAGCAGGAGGACCATGGCTAGTAGAAGGGAAGAAACGCAGTGATGTCTTAGTAGCCAGAGCTGTGGTCACCCCACTTAGAAACAGTATCCCAATACGCATTGTTAACACTACCACCACGCCTATAACACTCTACCATGGTACAAATGTAGCCACTGCAGAACTTATTGAAGAAGTCAGTATTCGTGGCATAGGCGAAATAAGTTCCCCAGATAGGTCTCAACAAGTACTGTAGCACATGACAAGAAGAGAATGGATGAAATAACCATACAAGCACCGCTGCCAGCAGAGTTAACAGAGCTACAGAGAGAGAAATTCTTGGCTCTCCTTTCCCACTATGCTGATGTCATGGCAATGGATAGTGATTATTTGGGACGCACCAACATTTTGAGCCATAGAATAGAGACCAATGGAGCTAGACCAATCCGTCAGCAAGCTAGACGGGTCCCCCTTCCTCACCGAGAGCGAGTACAGGAATTGCTTAAAGACATATTGTGTAAGGAAGTCATCTCACCTTCAACCAGTCCTTGGGCTTCTCCTATAGTATTAGTAAAGAAGGAGGATGGAAGTACAAGATTTTGTGTGGACTATCGCAAAGTAAATGAAGTCACAAGAAAGGACGCATACCCCATTCCCAGAGTGGACGATACATTAGATACATTAGCAGGATCTACATGGTTCACAACCCTCGAACTCAAGAGTGGATATTGGCAGGTGGAGGTGGCTGGGGAGCACCGCGAGAAGACAGCATTTTGTACTCAAGAAGGCTTATTTGAATTTAACGTGATGCCATTTGGTCTATGCAATGCCCCAGCCACTTTCCAAAGACTAATGAATTCAGTTCTTGCAGGGTTACAGTGGACCAGTTGCCTTGTGTATATTGATGACATTATTGTTGTAGGCAGAAATTTTGATGAACACTTGGATAATTTGCATATGGTTTTGAAACGACTTAAGCAAGCCAACTTGAAGGTACAACCACATAAGTGCCAGTTTCTACAGCAACGAGTTGTTTTTCTGGGCCATGTGATCTCTCCAAACGGTATTGCTCCCGATCCAGACAAGACATCCAAGGTCAAACAATGGCCAATACCATCCTCCAAAGTGGAAGTACAGCAGTTTTTGGGTTTTTCCAACTATTATCGTAGATTTGTAAAGGATTTTGCTTCAATAGCAAAACCTTTGTGCCAGCTTACAGAAAAGAAATCAAGTTTCTGTTGGACTAATGAGTGCCAAGTAGCATTTGATCATCTAAAGCAATGCTTAACATCTGCACCAACCCTAGTAATGCCTAATTGGTCATCTTCGTTTATCATCGACACTGATGCCAGCGACACAAGTATTGGTGCAGTACTTTCCCAAACAGATGACAAAGGCACTGAACATGTCATAGCTTATGCCAGTAGATTACTAAGCAAAGCAGAGCGCAATTACTGTACAACCCGTAAGGAGCTTCTTGCTGTAATCACATTTCTGCAACACTTTAGGCAATATCTGCTGGGATGGTGTTTCACAGTGCGAACAGATCACGGGGCACTGACATGGCTGCAGGGCTTCAGGAACCCTGAAGGCCAACTCGCACGCTGGTTAGAGAAGCTCCAGGAATACCAGTTCAATATTGTCCATCGTCCTGGCAAGAAGCACATGAATGCTGATGCACTGTCGAGATTGCCATGCCGATAATGCGGAAGGACCAATGACACATAGGTAGCAATGCTAGCATCTGGTAACACATCTTGTGGTTACTCACCTCAACAATTACGTAGCATGCAGTTAGACGACGATTGCATTGGTCAGATTCTCAGAGCCAAGGAGCAGGAGCAGCAGCCTTCAACTAATTTTGCAAAAAGTCAGCCCATTAGTTTTCGCCGCCTACTGCAACAGTGGGATCAACTGATCATCCATGATGGGGTACTATACCGATTGTTTCATCACCACTCTAAAGAACAAATAAGTTTGCAGTTAATTGTGCCCACAGTACTGAGAGAAGAGATTGTGAAGCAGATGCATGAGGGTGTGGCAAGTGGACATTTGGGACAGGATAAGACACTTCATCATCTCAAAGAAAGATTCTACTGGCCAGGTCATTACAACGATGTGCGTGACTGGTGCCAGACATGTGCAACCTGTGCCTCCAACACACTCTTCAAGGTCACAACTAGGTTCAATATCAGCTAGCTATCCAACCCGAATAATGGCAGTTGATCTGGTCGGTCCATTGCCTGAAAGTGACAGTGGCAATGTTTACATTATGGTTGTTGGAGACTATTTTTCCCATTGGATGAAAGCCATACCAGTACCTAACCAAGAAGCTCATACAGTAGCAGAAAAACTAGTTGACGAAGTGTTTTTGAGATTTTCTGCCCCAGAACAGCTGCATTCCAATCAGGGGAGACAATTCGAATTGCAGCTACTGAGTGAGGTTTGCAAGCTGTTGCACATTCATAAAACCCGAACAACTCCTTACCATCCCCAAAGTGATGGACTTGTCGAGAGATTTAACCGAACAATGTTAGCCATGTTAGCAGCTTGTGCTAAAGACAATCCGCTAGATTGGGAGAAGCATGTAAGGAAGGTCTGCATGGCCTACAATACAAGTGTTCAGGCCTCAACTGGGTACACCCCATTTTTTCTAATGTTTGGCCAGCAAGCCAGGATCCCAGCAGATGTTATGTATGGAGCACCAACCTCCAGTGCATACTCTGTAAATCAGTATGCAGCCACTCTGCGTAAGCAACTTGACAGTGCATTTGCTCTTGCACAGAACCACTCACTATCAAGCCATCTTAGACAGAAGGCACTATATGATAAGAAAGTCCATGGGAAACCCTACAAGAAAGATGATTTTGTGTGGCTACATTCTCCCTTAAGTAAAAGAGGGGTCAATAAGAAATTATACCACCCATGGTCTGGACCATACAAAGTTGTTAAAAAATTATCGGATGCCAACTATAGAATACAACAATTGCAAGGAAGAAGAAACAGGAAAATTGTACACTTTGATCGACTAAAACTATGTCCTCCGAATATCCGTCTGAATGAGGAACAAGTTGATGGACAAGAAGTCACAGACTCGCAGAATGTACCATCGGAAGACACCCAGCAAACAGAGTTATCTCCTGTTGGACAGAACTTAAAATCATAGACTATGATGATGAGGAACTACCAGTTGGACCAAATGAAGCAGACACAGCAATGCTGCCATCTGTGGTACCAAATAGTGGAGTCCCAAGTAGTAGATATCCTAGAAGAGAACAAAGGCCACCTATCAGATTTAATGACTTTGTGGCACTGAATTGTGTTGAAGACGGGACGTCTTCTTAGAAGAGGGGGGATAGTGTAACAGTGATGGACATGTAcctgcacacatatacacatgcttTGTAACAATCAACACATATAGGTACTGATAGCCTGTATAAGGATACACATATTATTCTGTCCTTAAGACTGTGACGAGTGTAGTGTGTCTAAGCGAGATCTTACTTTgtaacagctatatatatatatataaatcgatttttctgttttTGCTGCCGGCTTTAAGTAGGGCtttaactccaaaagttattggctTATGAGGCTGAAACGTTGCCAGAAGGTGTACTTGGCTAagcagattataaatatttaataaacaggaattcgaaaaatgcgctattgtgtcaggttttcgcagatctggtcacaattgttGTGAGCACATTAAGCTTATGTGTCCCTTCCTTCCCTCTGTTTTTTCATttaattttattaaaatttctaaAGTTCTACAGTTGATCAATATCagtacatcaataaaatgtaTATTGCTCGGTACATTGTCACAAATAAAAAAGCTAATGAGTGTCATACAACATGTGGTGTGTATAGTGATATGTgtagtgttgtatctgtcacaaTGAAGAGTTAGTATGAATTAGTGAGTGTTGCAATCCTTGGGACGGATCTTCATCTCAGTGAAGAGTACACGTACATTGCCACCTACATCTGGTGGTTGCTCATTAACATTGATTAATTCACAGTTATTGTACCACCATCCACTTTTTAATCGACTTGCACAGTTACCACCCCTCTTATCATTGTCATTGTCTAGAGTGGAGAACTTCATCCCATTTAGTGGATGAGATGCAAAGTGATCAGTACCTTCTCCAGTAAACCCACCAACAGTCAGTGGGTATTCTTCACTGGCACTTCCTACACTGAACTGATTGTAGTGGAGGTAGGACCAGGTCTTGTCATTCTTTTGATAATCCACTCTCATCTCCCATTGGCCAATTTGTGTAAAGCAATGAATAGCCTCCAGACCATACCAGAAGTCGCCTTTCAGTTTTCCAAATCCTTTTTCATAGTCAACCCAGGTCTTATTAAAGTCCACTGTACTATCCTTCCTGTTTCTCTGTATCACAATCCATCCTCCATTATCAGTGGCTGTATCACAGTAGACATCAGAAGTACCAAATGTTCTTGTACTCATCTTGTATACTCCAGGAGATGGTATAAAGGTTTTGAGGTCACAGCAACTTTTAATGGTGATCATTGATGGAGTACACTTGTGTTTGAAGTCCTTGTAGAGGTTGGTACAGTATAGATCAGCATTGACCAGTAGTAGTGACAGTGTCAGAATGACAAGTTGTGTAATGATGTTCATAACTGTTGTTGTAGGTGATAATGTCTGGTAAATCAGTTAAAGTAGAATGAAGACAGTTACTAGAAAGGTTGTTATCTAGCTATAGTCCAACAACTTCCACTGTACAACTTGTCAGGATCCTGCTTCTGTTGTTTTCTTTTCTCTGAAAGTTGACTTCTTGTTTGTCTTTCTGTTTCTGCTTATCAAGCCAAGTTGTAGTAGCCATTTATAGCTAATGTATAGTGTACCGTTGTGCACAATATCACCAAATATGGTAACCTGTTACATTTTGTTGCATTACAAAATTACACAAACAAATCTACTTACTCATATTACATATAATCGCATTATGGTTAACATCAAATGGTATCTGATCAGTCAGTAACTCAGTGTAGTTGGTCCAATGCCAAATAAGGGAATATCAGATGATCACTACCAGGACATAACTACTTGTTTAGCCATATAAGGAAACAATGCAGTTGATGTATATAATCATTTTATAGTTGCATCTTGCTTGTTGTATTATTTATAACTTTTTACTGCATGAACTTTGACACATCCAAAGTCTACCAGCTTGAATCTCAATTGTAAAACACATGTGTTGACATGTATCTTTTAAATTACTGTAGGTACCAGCTATGCTGCAATGTACAAAATGAAATGTATTGTGCTCAATATTATGATATGCCCACAATATCTGCCAATTATGCATGCTTACATAATGGGCAATGCATCAAGTAACATAAGCTTAATAATTGTGTCATAATAGTGTTTGCTTGTGAAAATGCATTCCACAAAAAACTCCGATAGTATCAGGTAGTTACAGTGTACAACACATGTATGTGACTTGACATGACTGGTCACGTGACTGTTTTTGCATTTATCAGACATTTCATAAGTGATAAATCTTTACTATATGGAGAAGTTATACAGTGGCACAGTGCTCCCCTGATTATCTGAACCtctattatctgaacatgtaGAAATGGCTGCTCTAtgtattttgtctaagatgtatgttctattagagtattatattTTGAACAAGGCTCAAACTTAATaatgaccggatttgtgaaaaggggtcttccacatacATTAGAAAAGACTACTGACtagaaatttggtcagtagtggcACCAACACAGTATAgtagatggagaaaatttcaggtttaatAGCTACGTATGTTTCTTTATCACTAAGTTAGCTATGGTCTCCCAAGTTGGATGCATGTGGAAAACCCAATTTTGAAAATCCATAAACCTGGCCACAAAGATTGATACCCCACAAGTTTTAGCTTGTGAGTCAATGTTGTAAATATTGTAGACTATTGAAAATTTCTATCAGTTTTACAACTTTATAACTAAATACTCTAAAACATTCAAGTTAACTGTACACAACTTCTCTAAAATCTCCTAGTTTACATTATATAGAATGATTTTCTACCTTTTATGCTAGCATTAGCTATTCTCCAAGCTAAAACAATAGCCTAGCATATATATAATCTGCAGATACCTAATGTAAACCTCTAATAGAATACACAACACTTTCTCACCATttggtcttatagcctttccaaagtttgatgagtcataactcatcatgtgtttaatcTATTGTCTTGAcgttacatccaggaatagtgctatgttaggagtgtaaagtgaccaaatttcaggctggtacatGGGGTGGGGATGGCAGGGTGaggggtggcagggtgggcaagggttagacctcaaaatggaggcggaccacgattggagtccagagacgatttactgggctgtgctggctccttaatGGCTGATATGTAGTAAAATCCACtgaaaaacgtctggccaacattatcaggctgtcaaaccagtaaaccactggttcttgccaagccagatccttcacaaggcctaaaaccgccactcgagctctacacaccacccagaaaagatgtctgttgaatccagcctcgagtagtttgagtggtactgagtgtcaaaactactagtacaatatctcagtccaatttttgtctagcacttcaacatctagtgctaggggtggtggcaaggggtgctggttaccccgggaaaaagaaaaaaaaaacaaaaaacaatagtgtagctatccactggaggtgttagtttgattttgcctgatgtgcaatttggatcagttttgtaaaatctggtcacatgtaTTATTTGTGAAAAGaggtcttctacacacatccaattcacCAACTTTCACAATTCATATTTTCAGCTAGGGAAACTAGAAAGTTGGTCAGTGGTGAGCACAATCATAGATTAATGCATATGGATGATGAGAATTTCAGTTATGATCTTCCAAGTTTATAGAATTTGATGTGTGTGATCTGATCACATATCAGTACTAGGATTATAATTGGTATGGAAATTAGCTAATGCTattagtgtagctagctatgaacTTATTATTGATTCATGCCACTGAAACATTGCGTTTTCATGAAATTTCATACAAAACATGCCATGCATGAAACTTATATACCTTAAATTTACTGGTACTATTTTCATGGATTAAAACTAGTGGTAGCATAATTATTACTGTATGAATTTCCTTTACAGCTGTTGTTGACAGTTTTGCTGTAAAGTACCAAGTTCACTTGTGGGGCTGCAATGGTTAGTTATCCAAAACATTACCTAATAGATTGCCTTGGTTACTTCTTGCCAGCTTAATTCCTAATAAGGATACTGGTACATGAtaattaattataattttattacGTAGATTGAACTTCTATACAGTATTTAGTAGTTCCCATAGTTGCCTAACTACTGCATGTGAATTTAATTGTGCTTCCATAGTGACTAGTGTAACATCTCTTGTTGCTCTACCATATGTGGAGATAAATAATTATGCCCTCTACAGGTGCATTGATCTCCAGGTTAGTTGATATAATGTAGTAAGTGTTTGTTATACGTATAGTACTTACTCTAATGTGCTCTGTGTACATGTCATGTTACTCACTCCAGTATACAGCTGTGTATGCATGTTCACACACACTTCTTACTTGTCCAGATCAGAGATCTTAATACCCAGGTAACTATCCACCTAGCCAAGGGATGCTGAGTAGGCTGTTTAAACCTTTTATTTGAGAGGCACCCAAGAACACAGAGATACTGGAGCAGTGAACTAGCCTGGAAGCAAATAGCATCCTATCTTTCAATATGCTTGATGTGTATGCATGATGTAATGCTCTGTTGTTGGCTTACACGACCAACATAACCCATCCTAGTCTCCACCCTACCAGATGCTGCTGTTAGTCATAGCTACATAAGTACTAAGTAAAGCCTCAGTGAAACACTGCTGTTgctgcccagtgaaccagcacagaacacctgtgtgccactCAAGCACTCAAGTCTATGCAGGCAAATCCTGCAGGAAGATGTCCAAGTTTCAGTGATGGAGGCTGAAGTTCCACAAAGACCCAAAATCTGTCAAGTAAGACAGGAaaagttgggcatttgcttccccagttgacaccaggcatACAGCTGTatagactggaacaatgtgagtaaagtttatTGCTTAATAAAACAACAGCAGCATCTACATAGGTACCccataggcctaatgtatttcgcggactggactcacggactggactcg comes from Dysidea avara chromosome 4, odDysAvar1.4, whole genome shotgun sequence and encodes:
- the LOC136253518 gene encoding uncharacterized protein; protein product: MLASGNTSCGYSPQQLRSMQLDDDCIGQILRAKEQEQQPSTNFAKSQPISFRRLLQQWDQLIIHDGVLYRLFHHHSKEQISLQLIVPTVLREEIVKQMHEGVASGHLGQDKTLHHLKERFYWPGHYNDVRDWCQTCATCASNTLFKVTTRFNIS
- the LOC136253519 gene encoding fibrinogen-like protein A gives rise to the protein MNIITQLVILTLSLLLVNADLYCTNLYKDFKHKCTPSMITIKSCCDLKTFIPSPGVYKMSTRTFGTSDVYCDTATDNGGWIVIQRNRKDSTVDFNKTWVDYEKGFGKLKGDFWYGLEAIHCFTQIGQWEMRVDYQKNDKTWSYLHYNQFSVGSASEEYPLTVGGFTGEGTDHFASHPLNGMKFSTLDNDNDKRGGNCASRLKSGWWYNNCELINVNEQPPDVGGNVRVLFTEMKIRPKDCNTH